Proteins co-encoded in one Ailuropoda melanoleuca isolate Jingjing unplaced genomic scaffold, ASM200744v2 unplaced-scaffold7916, whole genome shotgun sequence genomic window:
- the LOC117800786 gene encoding uncharacterized protein LOC117800786 isoform X1 produces MANTLESSFMALSILCPPPSPGISVTESWRSARRTFRAWFVSLSTSRCVRLWYVSPASVSHGLSVRLLVDIWVVSQVHLSGTFLAKSSCGRVLSFLWNKHLGLEWLDHGVGVQYIRFPSWPGHPALQPEWLRVPAAPHRRQHSGSGVGMCGVVTPARATLLAPAFPSPWTSHLLMPSHAYWVGQCPSLQNVAVFGKRVIVGARKSRPPWIGGAPNPVINTNTAERCPCDQGSRRGACGHRPRNSEPLEAAGGSGDPSLECPGEVGPCLALTLIRLLASKTVRTCLFRVEPSGLWSLVTATSGREQPRNPSGALARTQGLEGVRGRAAWQSSAFRRGARPPLGTHCLTSVIP; encoded by the exons ATGGCCAACACCCTAGAAAGTTCCTTCATGGCCCTTTCCATCCTGTGTCCCCCCCCCAGTCCTGGGATTTCTGTCACAGAAAGCTGGAGAAGTGCACGACGCACTTTTAGGGCCTGGTTTGTTTCGCTCAGCACCTCAAGGTGTGTGCGTTTGTGGTACGTGTCACCGGCTAGTGTGTCCCATGGTTTATCCGTTCGCctcttggtggacatttgggtggtgTCCCAAGTTCACTTGTCAGGGACATTTTTGGCCAAATCTTCATGTGGACGTGTGTTGTCATTTCTTTGGAATAAACACCTGGGATTAGAATGGTTGGATCATGGGGTCGGTGTACAATATATCCGTTTTCCAAGTTGGCCAGGGCACCCTGCCCTCCAGCCGGAGTGGCTGAGAGTGCCAGCAGCTCCACACCGCCGTCAGCACTCAGGGAGTGGGGTTGGGATGTGCGGAGTGGTGACACCGGCCCGGGCCACACTTTTGGCGCcggccttcccctctccctggaccTCTCATCTGTTGATGCCCTCCCACGCGTACTGGGTTGGACAGTGTCCCTCTCTTCAGAACGTGGCcgtatttggaaagagggtcatTGTAGGTGCACGTAAGTCGAGGCCTCCCTGGATTGGGGGGGCCCCAAATCCAGTGATAAACACAAACACAGCGGAAAGATGCCCATGTGACCAAGGAAGCCGCCGTGGGGCGTGTGGCCACAGGCCGAGGAACTCAGAGCCGCTCGAAGCtgcagggggcagtggggaccCTTCCCTGGAGTGCCCGGGGGAAGTGGGGCCCTGCCTTGCGCTCACTTTGATCAGACTTCTGGCGTCTAAGACTGTGAGAACATGTCTGTTTCGTGTTGAGCCAAGTGGTTTATGGTCACTTGTTACA GCCACATCAGGAAGGGAACAGCCCCGCAACCCGTCAGGAGCTCTTGCACGGACTCAAGGgctggagggagtgagggggagggctGCCTGGCAGAGCTCAGCCTTCAGGAGAGGGGCACGGCCACCCCTCGGAACTCACTGCCTGACCTCTGTCATCCCTTAG
- the LOC117800786 gene encoding uncharacterized protein LOC117800786 isoform X2: protein MANTLESSFMALSILCPPPSPGISVTESWRSARRTFRAWFVSLSTSRCVRLWYVSPASVSHGLSVRLLVDIWVVSQVHLSGTFLAKSSCGRVLSFLWNKHLGLEWLDHGVGVQYIRFPSWPGHPALQPEWLRVPAAPHRRQHSGSGVGMCGVVTPARATLLAPAFPSPWTSHLLMPSHAYWVGQCPSLQNVAVFGKRVIVGARKSRPPWIGGAPNPVINTNTAERCPCDQGSRRGACGHRPRNSEPLEAAGGSGDPSLECPGEVGPCLVLTLIRLLASKTVRTCLFRVKPSDVYGHLLRPHQEGNSPATRQELLHGLKGWRE, encoded by the exons ATGGCCAACACCCTAGAAAGTTCCTTCATGGCCCTTTCCATCCTGTGTCCCCCCCCCAGTCCTGGGATTTCTGTCACAGAAAGCTGGAGAAGTGCACGACGCACTTTTAGGGCCTGGTTTGTTTCGCTCAGCACCTCAAGGTGTGTGCGTTTGTGGTACGTGTCACCGGCTAGTGTGTCCCATGGTTTATCCGTTCGCctcttggtggacatttgggtggtgTCCCAAGTTCACTTGTCAGGGACATTTTTGGCCAAATCTTCATGTGGACGTGTGTTGTCATTTCTTTGGAATAAACACCTGGGATTAGAATGGTTGGATCATGGGGTCGGTGTACAATATATCCGTTTTCCAAGTTGGCCAGGGCACCCTGCCCTCCAGCCGGAGTGGCTGAGAGTGCCAGCAGCTCCACACCGCCGTCAGCACTCAGGGAGTGGGGTTGGGATGTGCGGAGTGGTGACACCGGCCCGGGCCACACTTTTGGCGCcggccttcccctctccctggaccTCTCATCTGTTGATGCCCTCCCACGCGTACTGGGTTGGACAGTGTCCCTCTCTTCAGAACGTGGCcgtatttggaaagagggtcatTGTAGGTGCACGTAAGTCGAGGCCTCCCTGGATTGGGGGGGCCCCAAATCCAGTGATAAACACAAACACAGCGGAAAGATGCCCATGTGACCAAGGAAGCCGCCGTGGGGCGTGTGGCCACAGGCCGAGG AACTCGGAGCCACTCGAAGCtgcagggggcagtggggaccCTTCCCTGGAGTGCCCGGGGGAAGTGGGGCCCTGCCTTGTGCTCACCTTGATCAGACTTCTGGCGTCTAAGACTGTGAGAACATGTCTGTTTCGTGTTAAGCCAAGTGATGTTTATGGTCATTTGTTACGGCCACATCAGGAAGGGAACAGCCCCGCAACCCGTCAGGAGCTCTTGCACGGACTCAAGGgctggagggagtga